In Streptomyces pluripotens, the genomic window GATCCGGTAGGCACGGCCCTGGGCACGCGGACGGAACCGCTTCAGGGTCGGGCCCTCGTCGACGTAGGCCTCGGAAACGACGAGGCTGTCGACGTCGGTGTGGTCGTAGTTGTGCGCGGCGTTGGCGATGGCGCTGTCCAGCACCTTGCCGACCGGCACGGAGGCGGCCTGCGGAGCGAATCGCAGGACGGCCTGGGCCTCCGTGGCGTCCATGCCACGGATGAGGTCCACCACACGGCGGGCCTTCATGGGCGTGACGCGGATGTACCGCGCCTGGGCCCTGGCTTCCATGGTTGTCCCTTCAGAGTTACTTACGTGTCTGAATGCGATCCGCTGTTAGCGGCGCTTCGACTTCCGGTCTTCCTTGACATGGCCCCGGAAGGTGCGGGTCGGCGAGAACTCGCCGAGCTTGTGGCCGACCATCGACTCGGTGACGAACACCGGGATGTGGGTCTTGCCGTTGTGCACCGCGATCGTGTGGCCGAGCATGGCCGGGACGATCATCGAGCGACGGGACCAGGTCTTGATGACGTTCTTGGTGCCGGCTTCGTTCTGCGAGTCCACCTTCTTCATCAGGTGGTCGTCGACGAAGGGCCCCTTCTTCAAGCTACGAGGCATCTCAACCCGTCCTTAGCGCTTCTTGTTCGTCTTGCGGCGGCGGACGATGTACTTGTTCGACGCCTTCTTGGGCGAACGAGTACGGCCTTCCTTCTTGCCCCACGGGGACACGGGGTGGCGGCCACCGGAGGTCCGGCCCTCACCACCACCGTGCGGGTGGTCGACCGGGTTCATGACCACACCACGGACGGTCGGGCGAACGCCCAGCCACCGCTTGCGGCCCGCCTTGCCCCAGTTGATGTTGCTCTGCTCGGCGTTGCCGACCTCACCGACGGTGGCGCGGCAGCGGACGTCGACCAGGCGGATTTCACCGGACGGCATGCGCAGGTGGGCCATGGAGCCCTCCTTCGCGAGCAGCTGCACGGAGGCACCGGCCGAGCGGGCGAACTTGGCGCCGCCGCCCGGACGCAGCTCGATGGCGTGCAGGGTGGTACCGACCGGGATGTTGCGCAGGGCGAGGTTGTTGCCCGGCTTGATGTCGGCCCCGGGACCGTTCTCGACGCGGTCGCCCTGGTTCAGGCCACGCGGCGCGAGGATGTAGCGCTTCTCGCCGTCCACGTAGTGCAGGAGCGCGATGCGCGCGGTGCGGTTGGGGTCGTACTCGATGTGCGCGACCTTCGCCGGCACGCCGTCCTTGTCGTGACGACGGAAGTCGATCACGCGGTAGGCGCGCTTGTGTCCGCCACCCTGGTGGCGAACGGTCACACGACCGGTGTTGTTACGGCCGCCCTTGCTGTGCAGGGGACGGACCAGCGACTTCTCCGGCGTGGACCGCGTGACCTCGACGAAGTCGGCGACGCTGGCGCCACGACGGCCAGGAGTCGTCGGCTTGTACTTGCGGATACCCATTGTCTCTCAGTCCTCGGAAGTGATTTCCGAAATCTGGACGATCCCGACCGCTTACGCGGTCGGACCGCCGAAGATGTCGATACGGTCGCCCTCGGCAAGGGTCACGATCGCGCGCTTGGTCGCGGCACGCTGGCCGAAACCGGTGCGGGTCCGCTTGCGCTTGCCCTGACGGTTGATCGTGTTGACCCCGGTGACCTTGACGTCGAAGACCGCCTGGACGGCCTCCTTGATCTGGGTCTTGTTGGCACGCGGGTCCACGACGAACGTGTACTTGTTCTCGTCGAGGAGCGCGTAGCTCTTCTCGGAGACCACCGGCTTCAGCAGGACGTCACGGGGGTCCGTGTACGCCTTGCTCAGCGGGGTCTCGACGGTGTTCTTGCCCTCGGCAGCGTGGCGACGCGCCTTGGCGACGCGCGCGGCCTTGGCGGCCTTGGCGGCCTTCGAGGCGATAGCGGGGTGACGGATAGCCATCAGACCTCGCTCCCTTCAGTGTCGTTGGCCTTCTTCGGGCCGGCGACGAAGGACTCGAAAGCGGCCTGGGTGAAGACCACGTCGTCCGAGACGAGAACGTCGTACGTGTTCAGCTGGCCCGGCTCCAGGATGTGGACCTGGGGCAGGTTGCGGGCGGACAGCCACGCGGCCTCGTCGGAGCGGTCGACGACGAGCAGCAGGTTCTTACGCTCGCTGATCTTGCCGAACAGGCTCTTGGCGGCCTTGGTGCTGGGGGTCTCGCCCTCGACCACGCCGGAGACGACGTGGATGCGGTTGTGACGCGCCCGGTCGGTGAGGGCACCGCGCAGGGCGGCGGCCTTCATCTTCTTGGGGGTGCGCTGCGAGTAGTCGCGCGGCACGGGACCGTGCACAACGCCACCACCGGCGAACTGCGGCGCGCGGGTCGAACCCTGACGGGCGCGACCGGTGCCCTTCTGGCGGTACGGCTTCTTGCCGCCACCACGGACCTCGCCACGCGTCTTGGTCTTGTGCGTGCCCTGGCGGGCAGCGGCCAGCTGTGCGACGACGACCTGGTGGATCAGCGGAACGCTGACCTTGGCGTCGAAGATCTCCGCGGGGAGCTCGACGGAACCGGCCTTGTCGCCCGCCGGCGAAAGGATGTCAACAGTGCTCATCGGTTACCTCAGGCCCCCTTGGCCGCGGTGCGGACCAGGACGAGGCCGCCGTTCGGACCGGGAACCGCGCCCTTGATGAGCAGCAGACCCTTCTCCGCGTCAACGGCGTGGACGGTCAGGTTCTGGGTGGTGACCCGCTCGTTGCCCATGCGACCCGCCATGCGGAGGCCCTTGAACACACGGCCCGGGGTGGCACAGCCACCGATGGAACCGGGGGAGCGGTGCTTGCGCTGGGTGCCGTGACCGGCGCCGAGGCCACCGAAGTTGTGGCGCTTCATGACACCGGCGAAGCCCTTGCCCTTGCTCTTGCCGGTGACGTCGACCTTGGTACCGGCCTCGAACACCTCAGCGGTGATCTCCTGGCCGAGCGTGTACTCGGAGGCATCCGACGTGCGGATCTCGACGAGGTGACGACGCGGGGTGACGTCGGCCTTGGCGAAGTGGCCCTTGAGGGGCTTGTTCACCTTGCGCGGGTCGATCTCGCCGAAGGCGATCTGGACCGACTCGTAGCCGTCAGTGTCGTTCGTACGGACCTGGGTGACGACGTTGGGGCCGGCCTTGACAACGGTGACCGGAACAACGCGGTTGTTCTCGTCCCACACCTGTGTCATGCCGAGCTTCTCGCCCAGGATGCCCTTGATCTGCTTAGTCATCTCTCAGATCACCGGGCCTCAGAGCTTGATCTCGATGTCGACACCGGCCGGCAGGTCGAGTCGCATCAGAGAGTCAACGGTCTTGGGGGTCGGGTCGAGGATGTCGATCAGGCGCTTGTGCGTGCGCATCTCGAAGTGCTCGCGCGAGTCCTTGTACTTGTGCGGCGACTTGATGACGCAGTACACGTTCTTCTCAGTGGGCAGCGGCACCGGGCCCGCGACCGACGCACCAGTGCGGGTCACCGTCTCGACGATCTTCTTCGCCGAGGAGTCGATGACCTCGTGGTCGTAGGCCTTGAGCCGGATGCGGATCTTCTGTCCCGCCATGGCTACTCAGTAGTCCTGTCTCTCTTACGCTCCGGAACCCGGCGGCCCCTGCTCTCCGACCCACGCGGTCGGGCGTGTCGCGCTCCCGCTGACACAGATGCCCCTTGTTCGAACATCCCTGCGGGGAATGCACACGGCCCTTCCGGAACCGCAAGCCGGGGACGGAAAGCCCACCGGGTGCCTGGCCGGTGCCGCGCCCACACTTCCCGGAAGATTCCCGTACGTCCGTCCCAGTGCTGCCCTGAGGCAGTTAGGACGACGAGTACTGTGGGACTCGCTTCCGGTCCTCCCGGCGGGAGACGTGCAGCATCAACACTCGACCGAGCAACTCGGACAGTCTGCCATAGGGGGCAGGGGGCTGGCCAATCGAGTGGATGACAGTACCCCGCACCGCCTGCGGATCAAACCGGTGAACGCCCGGACGGAGGCAGACCGCCCTCGGGGGACCCGGCGAACCGGTAAGGAACCGTGGGGGGGCGCGCCGGCGCACGGGTGCCGGGAATTCACCGACGCATACGTCAGGATCTCCCGCCGAGCCGTCCGAGGGGTCACCCGCCGCTCGATCTCGCCGCACCCAATCCGGTTCCCCAACTCCCGCTGCGCGAACCCGGCCGGCCCGGCTCCCCCCGAGATCCTCCTCGAACCCGGCGGCCCTCGCCGGTCCGCGACCGCCACGACGACGTGCCCGACCGCGTGGACGCGACGGGGCACGGTGTGCGCCGGGCTGACCGTCGGTGCCGAGTTCCGAGCGCAGTGGTCGTACGGTGACGAGGCGCACCGATATAAGGCGATCGACACTTGGAGGATTCATGCCCCGGTACGTCGAGGACCGCCGCATGATGGACGGCATGCCCGGCCTCGACCGGCGCTTCGGGGCGGGCTGCCCGTTCTGCCACATCGTGCGGGGTGTCGCACCCGCGCGCGTGGTGCGCGAGTGGGCGGACGTGCTGGCGATCCGGCCTCGCGGCGGGGGTGTCACACCAGGGCATGTGCTCGTTCTCCCCAAGACTCATGTGCCGGACGTGGCGGCCGACCCGGTCGTCTCCGCCCTCACGATGCGGCATGCCGCCGAACTCGCCGCGGAGGTCGGCGACTGCAACGTGATCACTTCGCGGGGTACCGCCGCCACCCAGACGGTGCTGCATCTGCACATCCATGTGGTGCCACGGCGGCCGGGGGACGGGATCCAGCTGCCCTGGACGGCAGCCCCGCAGACCCAGACCGGGGCGGGGGCCGAGCGTGGCTCCGGCCCCGGTCGGCCCGGCCACGAGCGACGGGCTGGGACGGCACGCCCGGCCAGCCGGTGAACCCGCACACACGAAGCGGTCAACCCAAGAAGAGGATCAGCATGCTGTCGGCGGTGGCGAGCACTCCATAACAGAACAGCAGGGGCCGCGACAACAGCACACCAAGCCAGGTGACCGAGCCGCCGTACCGCTGGGCGTCCATCGTGAACACGGGTGGCGGGTCGTCCCGGCCGGCGACGATCCTCTCGTACAAGGTGCGGAACAGCCGTTCCTGGCGGAGGTAGTAACCGTCGAGCAACCAGAAGCCGACCGTCACGGTGACGGCCACCAGGATGGCCGTCCAGGCGGGGCTGCGGTTGCCGGCGGCGACCAGCACGCTGTTGAGCGTGATGCACCAGCCCTTGACCAGGAACGAGTTGTTGCCGAGCCGGGAGATCACGCTCTGCAGGAGCTCCAGGTGCTTCAGGTCCTGCTCGCCGAGCGGGGGGTGCCCGGTCATCCGGCGGGTGCGGGTGGGGAGGGCGGCTCTTCGGCCGGGGGCGGCGGTGGGGTTGTCGGCGGTTCGCCCGCGGGCGGTGGCAGCAGGGCCGTCGGCGCTTCCATGTCCCCCAGCTCGAACTGGATGGTCAGCTCTCCGACGATGTCCTCCAGCAGGTCCTCCAGCACGTCCGGCGCGTACCGGCCCAGCAGTCCGTTGCGGTAGTGGTCCAGGGGATCCAGCTGCCGCAACGGGGGCCGTGGGCGGTCGGTCCCGCCGCCGTCCTCGCTGCGGTCCTGCTCGGCGGGCCACGCGTAGTCCCGCAGCGGCATGTCCAGGGTGCCGGCCAGGCCGGTCTCGGCGCGTTCCTCGACGATCAGGGCGCAGGCGTCGTCCACGACACGCTGCGCGTCCACCGTGGCCTGGTGCACGGCGGCGAACAGCCGGTGCCAGGACGCCTTGTGCGCGGCGAGCCGCCCCCTCGCCTCGGGCACCAACGCCTTCACTTCCGCCTCGACGGCGGACAGGGCGTCCTTCGCCGCGCTGTCGCTCTCCGCGTACGGATTGTGTGCGAGGACGGTGGTCGCCACGGTGGCGAGGCCGAGTGCGACGATGAGGAACACCGCCATGAGGTAGCCGTTCTCCCCGAAGGTCGCGGTGACCTGGTGACTCTCCTTCGCCCGGCTGTGGGCGGTCGCGGCGAGCAGACCGATGAGCAGCACGTTGGCGAGCACCGGCAGGGTCAGGCCGGCCCAGGGCAGGTCGTCGGGCCGCCGGGTCTCGACCCGGGGCCCGTCCAGCCGCCACCAGTGCCGCCAGAGCGCCCGGGGGCCGAGCCGTACGCGTTGGGTACGGCGGCCGGCCCGGACCCGCTGCCGGAAGAGCGACCGGGCGAGCAGGGATGCCAGGGCGAACTGGAGGCAGGACACCCCGAGCGCGGCCAGGTAGCAGAACCCGTAGACCGTGATGCCCCAGAAGCCCTTGGGGGCGACGTCCAGGAGCCGGGTCATGGCCTCACCGACGAAGGGCAGGTCGAACAGCGCGCTGAAGGCGAGCATGACCCACTGGAGCCATGCCCACGGCCGCCGGCTGCCGCGCAGGCTCTCCGGTCCGTCCGCTGCGTGCCGGGCCCGTACGGCTCCCACCTGGCACCGCGCCTCACCCGCCGACCGGCCGACCGTGAGCCGCTCCACCGCGTCGATCGCCGACTGCGCCGACTGGAACGTCCTCAGAAGTTCGGTGCCCAGCTCGCCGAGCGGCGTCTGCGCCTTGGCCAGGCCGGTGTTGGCCTGGGCGAAGGCGCGCATCAGCAGGGCGCACTCCCGGCTGTCCACGGCGTCCACCGGGCGTGCGGGCGTGCGTCCGGCCGGGCGGTGCCCGTTCTGGTCGATGAGGGGGAGGAGGGACTTGGGGCAGGGTATTGGCGCCTCACGCGGGTCCGCCCGCTCCGATCCGTTGCTGCCGTTCACGTTCATGGCTGGCTGTCCGACCTCACTTCCGGATGATGCGAATGTCCACGCGGCGGTCGCACTGCAGCCGCTGCCCGCGGGACATGCTGTCGGTGGCCACGTCCTGGGGGCAGCCCGGTGACACGCCCCGGCCGTACGCCTTCACCCGGGACTGGGGCACCCCATGCTCGACGAGGACCTCGCCCACGGCGTCCGCCCGGCTCTGGGAGAGCGACTGGTTGTTGTCGGATCCACCTCGCGGATCGACGTACCCCTCGACCTCGACGCGGTCGAGTCCCGGTGTGGTGCGGGCCCGGTCGGCGATGTCGGTGAGCGCGGGCACGGCCGAGGGGCGCACCCGCGCCGACAAGGTGTCGAACAGGGCGGCGCCCGGCAGCGGGTACGTCCGGGAGTGGCCGTTGCCGTACGACACCAACGGGTCGGCCGGGACGGACGCGGTGGAGGCCGAGGGAGGTGCCCCCGCACGAGTCTGTCCGAGCGTGGCGGAGGAAGCCGTGTCGACAGGCGTGTCGCTGCTGGTGCAGGACGCGGCGGCACCGCCCCCGCGGACGCACAGGGTCGTCCACAGCCGGCCGAGCCACGTGCGTTGGGCGCGGTTCGCGGACGGCTGGCCGCCGGCCGAGTGGCCGAGGGCCACGAACGTGACCCCGATTCCGTGCAGGTCGGGGAGTTCCGAGTACGCGCCCTTGGCGGCGCACACCGACGCGATGGCCTTGATCTCCTGCTCCGAGCCGAACTGCGCCGCGCGCAGGTCGGCGCAGCCGGTGGTGGACAGTCCGTCGCTCAGGACCAGCAGCCGCCGTGGGCCCTTGACCTTGTCGAACAGCCCGATGCCGGCCGCCAGGGCGGCGAGGATGTCGGTACCGCCGTCGGCGGGCACCGCACGCTGGGCGGCGGTGACGTCGTCGGCGAGACAGCCGACCGCGGCGTCCCGGTGGCCGCCCTGGTTGGCGGGGTTCTTCGCGCTTGCCTTCCAGTTGGCCGACCGCTTCCGGTAGGCCCAGTTGATGTCTCCCGAAGCACCGCCGAAGGTGCCGAGGGAGAAGGTGTCGCCCGCCTCGACCCTCTCTTGGAGCACGGCTTTGACCGCTTGGCCGTAGTCGGGGCGCTTGGTACCGCGTACGGACGCCGAGCCGTCCACCAGGATCACGGTGCTGCCGGCTTCGACGGCCGGCGCCTGTGTCTCCATCCAGGCGCAGCCGGCCCTCGGCTCGTCCGCTTCACAGCCGGTGAGCAGCCCGACCAGCGTGCTGACGGCGGCCAGGACGCCGACCGCACGGACAGTGGCGGGCGCCCGAGGCGTACGGCGGTGCGGCGCCCGTGTCTGCTGTCCGGCGCTCATCGGGCCGACCCGTCGGGGGCGACGGCGTCGTCGACCCAGGAGAAGGGGCTGAGCCCCATCTCTCGGCAGAACGCGCTGAGCGCCTTGTCGTAGGCGTCGGCGAACTCGTACAGGCCGGCCTCCTGGTGATCGCCTCGGGCGCCCTTCAGGGCCGCCACCAGCGCCTCGGTGCTCGTACGGCGTTCCCGGCGCAGCGCCTCCATGACCTTGCGGAAGTCCGGGTCGGCGAGTGCGGCGCCGAACGGGACCAGCAGGCGCCGCTGGTGCGCGTCCAACTCGCCGAGGAGTTCCAGCTCGCTGATCACCTTCAGCCAAGCCTCGGTGAGCTTCCGCGTCCGCTCCGCCCTGAGCCCACCCACCTCCTCCGTCTCCCTGAGCGTCAGTGCGTCCAAGCGGTACGGCAGTACGTGCTCGCGTACGGCCGGGTCCATCCGCACCCGGACCGAAGGAGTGCAGCGGATAAAGCCCTGGGCGTCGTCGAAGCACCAGTTGCCGTCGGTCGCCAGTCGCGCGTTGATCGCGTGCTCGGCGGCGACCGGGTCGGCAGGGTCGCATGCGCGCGCGGCCGACCAGGCGACCCGGAGCAGTTCGTCGCGTGCGGCCTCCTCGTGCTGACGCACACGCGTCGTCAGCGTGTCCCGTGACATCTCCCTGCTGCTCCAGCGGAAGACGGGGAAGACCTCGAAGGAGAACACGCCGTCCTGGGCCGCCACGGAGAGCGGCGTCTTCTGCACGAGCGACTGCACGAACACCTTCTTGCGCGGGGCCGCCGTCTCGGACTGGTCCGTGTCGGGCCAGGCGGCGTCCGTGTCCTCCTCGGTGGCGTTGTCGTACCTCGAACGCCACCACGCGCGTATGGCCTCGCGTACCGTGGCGAACAGGCCCTTGGGCCGTCGTCCCATGGGTGGTCCTCCTGCGGGTTGATCTGTCTGTCGGGTGTCGTGTTGCCGGCTGCGGTCGCCGTCGTCGTCGCTGTGGCCGTGTTGTGGCCCTGTCGTGGTCGTGGTTCCGGGCGCGTGGTCGTGGTTCCGATCGTGGTCACCGCCGTGGTGGTCGATGCGGCGGGAAGCCCCGGCTCACTCCCGGCCGAGCCTGCGCAGGATCCGGGCCACGCAGCTGGCCTTCGGGTGCTGCCGTGCCCAGCGGCCGAGGTGGAAGCGTGCCCGGCTGACGAGCCGGGGGACGCAGACCTGCTCCATGAACTCGTCCAGGAACACCGCCAGGTCCTCGTCCTCGTCGGCGGCCAGCAGCCACTGCCTCACCAGCTGCCACGCCTGTCCGGAGTGCGCCGGGTCGATCAGCGCGCGCTGCCACAACAGCACCAGCGCCTGCCTGCGCCGGGGATCGCCCATCGCCAGGTCCACGAGCTTCGGCCGGGACGGCAACTCGGGTCCGACGGCGTACGGGCCGAGGACGAGCAGGGTCCGCACGGCGTGCCGGGGCAGGTGGTCGTTGTCCGCGCAGATCCACCGTCCGAGCGCGTCCGCGATCGGATCGGCGCCGTCGGCCGTGAGGAAGAGTGCGGCGGCCGCGTAGGCGACGGAGACGTAACGGGCGAGCGCGGCTCTGCCGCCCAGCGCCTGCAGGGCTTGCAGGGTGGCCGGTACGTTCCGGGTGCCCACCGGCGTGCCGTAGGCCCGGGCTGCGCTGTCCTGCAACCAGCGTCTAGGGCTCGTGGCCCAGTCGGCGACCTGGCGGTTGACCCGTTCCGTCAACCACGGGTCGTCGGCCGCCATCGCCGCCGCCATGGCCAGGGCGGCGTTCTGCCGGTCCCTGACCGAGCTGCTGCGCGCCCAGTCCCGTACGAGGTCCCGGTACACGCTGTCGAAGTCGTGGCGCAGCAGCAGGCCGGCGATGACCGCGGCTCGTGACCGCACCCGCTCCAACTGGTCGGCGGCCAGTCGCCGCAGCCATCCCAGCAGCGGCTCCCGGAGCCATCCCAGGCCGTGCCAGATGACCTCGATGACGACCGGAACCAGTTCGGGCTCCGCGAGCCGAACACGGCGGGGGTTGTCGGACAGCGCGGCATCCGGTTCGGCGGCGACACCCATGCCGGGCGGGACCAACTGATCGAGGTCCATCTCGAAGACGGGCCGGACGGGTGTCTCGTCCCGGTTCTCGGCGCGCAGGACCTCGTCGGCGAGCAGGGTGCTCGCCCGGATGAAGTCGGACAGTGCCAGCTCGTCGCAGAGGATGTAGGCGATGCGCAGCGCCTGCCAGGGCGGATCGTGGGCCGCGGTCGCTGCCGAGTCGGACGCCGGGCTGGTCAGGCCCAGGAAACTCCTGACCACGGGACGCAGCCGATCGCGCCATGCGCCGAAGGCCTCGCCGAGTTCCTCCGCGTCCCGGTGGAGGTACGTGGCGAGCGTCGCAGCCAGGGGCACGGCCTTGCGCACCGGCAGGGTGGCCCCGAGTTCCCTGTCCACGCGCGGATCTTCGAGGACCTGCTTCAGGAACTCCTGCTCGCTCTGGTGCGTGCAGCCGTCCCCGTCGGG contains:
- a CDS encoding OmpA family protein, which produces MSAGQQTRAPHRRTPRAPATVRAVGVLAAVSTLVGLLTGCEADEPRAGCAWMETQAPAVEAGSTVILVDGSASVRGTKRPDYGQAVKAVLQERVEAGDTFSLGTFGGASGDINWAYRKRSANWKASAKNPANQGGHRDAAVGCLADDVTAAQRAVPADGGTDILAALAAGIGLFDKVKGPRRLLVLSDGLSTTGCADLRAAQFGSEQEIKAIASVCAAKGAYSELPDLHGIGVTFVALGHSAGGQPSANRAQRTWLGRLWTTLCVRGGGAAASCTSSDTPVDTASSATLGQTRAGAPPSASTASVPADPLVSYGNGHSRTYPLPGAALFDTLSARVRPSAVPALTDIADRARTTPGLDRVEVEGYVDPRGGSDNNQSLSQSRADAVGEVLVEHGVPQSRVKAYGRGVSPGCPQDVATDSMSRGQRLQCDRRVDIRIIRK
- the rplD gene encoding 50S ribosomal protein L4; translation: MSTVDILSPAGDKAGSVELPAEIFDAKVSVPLIHQVVVAQLAAARQGTHKTKTRGEVRGGGKKPYRQKGTGRARQGSTRAPQFAGGGVVHGPVPRDYSQRTPKKMKAAALRGALTDRARHNRIHVVSGVVEGETPSTKAAKSLFGKISERKNLLLVVDRSDEAAWLSARNLPQVHILEPGQLNTYDVLVSDDVVFTQAAFESFVAGPKKANDTEGSEV
- the rplB gene encoding 50S ribosomal protein L2, which produces MGIRKYKPTTPGRRGASVADFVEVTRSTPEKSLVRPLHSKGGRNNTGRVTVRHQGGGHKRAYRVIDFRRHDKDGVPAKVAHIEYDPNRTARIALLHYVDGEKRYILAPRGLNQGDRVENGPGADIKPGNNLALRNIPVGTTLHAIELRPGGGAKFARSAGASVQLLAKEGSMAHLRMPSGEIRLVDVRCRATVGEVGNAEQSNINWGKAGRKRWLGVRPTVRGVVMNPVDHPHGGGEGRTSGGRHPVSPWGKKEGRTRSPKKASNKYIVRRRKTNKKR
- the rplV gene encoding 50S ribosomal protein L22; translation: MEARAQARYIRVTPMKARRVVDLIRGMDATEAQAVLRFAPQAASVPVGKVLDSAIANAAHNYDHTDVDSLVVSEAYVDEGPTLKRFRPRAQGRAYRIRKRTSHITVVVSSKEGTR
- a CDS encoding HIT family protein produces the protein MPRYVEDRRMMDGMPGLDRRFGAGCPFCHIVRGVAPARVVREWADVLAIRPRGGGVTPGHVLVLPKTHVPDVAADPVVSALTMRHAAELAAEVGDCNVITSRGTAATQTVLHLHIHVVPRRPGDGIQLPWTAAPQTQTGAGAERGSGPGRPGHERRAGTARPASR
- the rpsJ gene encoding 30S ribosomal protein S10; translation: MAGQKIRIRLKAYDHEVIDSSAKKIVETVTRTGASVAGPVPLPTEKNVYCVIKSPHKYKDSREHFEMRTHKRLIDILDPTPKTVDSLMRLDLPAGVDIEIKL
- the rpsS gene encoding 30S ribosomal protein S19; this translates as MPRSLKKGPFVDDHLMKKVDSQNEAGTKNVIKTWSRRSMIVPAMLGHTIAVHNGKTHIPVFVTESMVGHKLGEFSPTRTFRGHVKEDRKSKRR
- the rplW gene encoding 50S ribosomal protein L23, whose amino-acid sequence is MAIRHPAIASKAAKAAKAARVAKARRHAAEGKNTVETPLSKAYTDPRDVLLKPVVSEKSYALLDENKYTFVVDPRANKTQIKEAVQAVFDVKVTGVNTINRQGKRKRTRTGFGQRAATKRAIVTLAEGDRIDIFGGPTA
- the rplC gene encoding 50S ribosomal protein L3, whose product is MTKQIKGILGEKLGMTQVWDENNRVVPVTVVKAGPNVVTQVRTNDTDGYESVQIAFGEIDPRKVNKPLKGHFAKADVTPRRHLVEIRTSDASEYTLGQEITAEVFEAGTKVDVTGKSKGKGFAGVMKRHNFGGLGAGHGTQRKHRSPGSIGGCATPGRVFKGLRMAGRMGNERVTTQNLTVHAVDAEKGLLLIKGAVPGPNGGLVLVRTAAKGA